CTTGGGAGGTACGTATTTTGTTCTAAGTTTAGATTAAACTACTGATTTCTTTATTAGAAGAGTCTTTTCTTTGTATTTTAACTCGAAAACCTTCAGGTATCAATTCCTTCATTTCTTCATGAAACTGATCCTCAGTAATTTCTCCATTTTCTAGTTTAGTCCTAAGCTCTTGTAATTTTGTCTTAACTTCCTCAGAAATCGCTATTCTTTCATGACGAGATCCCTCTGGCATCAATTCCTTCATCTCTTCGCGGAACTGTTCCTTTGTAATCTCCCCACTATCTAGTTTAGCTTTGAGCTCTTCTAATTTTACTTTAACTTCCTCAGGAATCTCTATTTTTTCAATAAGCTTTTTTTCCACACCTTTAAATTGAGATCTCTCTGGCAT
This is a stretch of genomic DNA from Alkaliphilus flagellatus. It encodes these proteins:
- a CDS encoding SHOCT domain-containing protein translates to MNWKKSIIPATLSLTLLIPTAAFADNNANVSENTKGFGGLRTVITNRSSHENEVFYSNIEVTEEVKIKLEELKAKLDSGEITKEQFREEMKQLMPERSQFKGVEKKLIEKIEIPEEVKVKLEELKAKLDSGEITKEQFREEMKELMPEGSRHERIAISEEVKTKLQELRTKLENGEITEDQFHEEMKELIPEGFRVKIQRKDSSNKEISSLI